The nucleotide sequence tgatgATTGACTACTTCTACTCTGTTCATGTAGTAACTAATTTTTATAAAGCTGATATTATGGTCCTCAAAagtctctttttgttttttttttgttatgatgGAAAACGttataatgtaaataaaaaagaCAAACCAGCTGGCCAAGGGCATAAGAGATCCCGGGTTGTAGCTGAAGGGTCGTTGCCCCCAACATTGCTGATGACAATAGTTTGATTATACATTATACTAATTATTTAAAACGAAGTATAGTTTGATTCCGATCCACACTAAGATGCATAAATTTGTAACCTTCTCTTTGCTCAACTCCAACATGTCTTTGGACTGCATCATGCTAAAGCAAAACATATAGTAACTAAATTCTCAAAAACTTTGGCTTCCTTCCTTATTCCAATATGCCAACCAAAATGGTAAATCATTTATATGTTATGTTGATCATCAATGCGTTTTGTGTTTTGCACACTTTTCAAGGATGGCATAAGGTCTTAATCCCATTAGATCATGTTGTAGGTGAGTTGCAGCAGAGGTAAGGCAGTGCTAGTAAGGGTATATGCTGAGAAGCATGGGAAGAGGAGATCATCAATTCAACAGCATCGCCACCACCACCATGTCCATCAAACATTTAGACAAGAGGCGCATAGTTCTGCAAGTAAGGGATATGATAGAAGAGCAGGGTTGCTTAACTACTCGCATCAATTGCGCGCGTCCGCAAAAGGAACATCTGCATCTTCCACACCCTTACTCTCCATGTCTACTAACATCCATGTTCACACAGCTCCAACCAAGGTACCATTGACATTATAAAAACAATAGATTCACatgatcaaataaaaaaattttaatgggCTATTAAAATATTCCTTCTGATGTTTTGTAGCTTCTGGCTTTTGATCATTCTTGTAGGGTATGCTGAAATGTATGTTAAGAATATAATATGTAGTGAAGGAGTTTCCTCCGTGTTACCGTTTTGCAGATGACCTCTCCCAAGAAAAAGCCCAATTATACTGGAACACCAACTTGCTTTGGCAATTGGAAACTATTGATTCCAAGCTTCTTAAGATCATGGTGCAATGccccaaaaaagaagaaaaaggtgcatagcagatttttagaaaaCCGCATGAAAATTTTCCAGGTATGTagattaaaatataatatataacggTTACATACATGGTACTAATATATGGCCCGTTTTGATACCTGTTTTATTATCAGAAAAGGAGAGGAAGGAATTTCTTTTCGAATGTGTACTCAGTAAGACGGACGCGTGCTTGTGTTTAGGATCAATTTTGTTGTGGCTTTTCACTTTTCTCAATGGTGCAATGTCTCGATACAGCTAAGTTCTTGTCTTACCTAACTGCCAATTATTGATAAGCACATTCAAACTGCTTGAATTGGCTCTACATTGTCATTTATAGGTGTGATGGACCAAGACTTCAATTTATATATCTAGAAATCTTATTCAGTATTTCATTGATTTATAACTTGCAtctctatatatataaataaataaataaaacacgaCTAATCACGTAAGAACTATCATGGTTAATGGCACTGTTCACTATAACCCGCTCTGTTTCACAATATCTGTCATATTCACCTTTTTTTATATATTCATAGGTCAATGTAAGCCACAAAATTATGATAAGCATGACATTGTCAAACGAATTCAATGGGACCAATCCCATAACGCTTATCTAATAACACAACAATTATATTACAGTtacattataaaatataattcttaCAAAATTATGCTCACAAAGCATGGGCTATTGAGACCTCTGTTGTCGAGTATACTCCCAGAGTGCAATAGCGCCACTGACATGAACATTGAGAGATCTAATAACTCCAAATTGGGGAATTTCAACGCAAGCATCCAATATATGAATTATATCCACAGGTATACCTTCTTTCTCTCTGCCAAGAACCAGGACCTAAGTATACAACCACATAGCAAAGCAGCAAGGTAAGAAAATCGTGGCACCAAATAGGAAACTAAATGAACTATGATGTGTATATGTTAAGTGTGGGATATCACACTGACTCACATCTCAAATACGAATATATTAGATTGGATGTGGACACCACTTAAGAGAATGGATCCACACCTTATTCAATGGaaaacaacaaaaaaagaaaaagataaaaagataaaaagaaagtTTCTTCCTGCTAATAACCTGAATCTATAAACACGGACTTATAAAAATACGAAAAAGCTAGAGTACAACATTTTATTCCTATTTGTTTCTTTCCATCATTTCTAAGTTGTATACGTACATTTCAAAAGTAGTGAAACCTGTCTATACATGTAACAGACGGATTGAAGAATGTATTCCCACAAGGTATCATTCTAGGAGGCCGTTCATTAATCAACCATGTTATGTGTATATCAAAATTAGTCACCCAAATCATCCGCCcttataaaatacatgttggaatacaaaatatacattgaaaatgagttaaacaacacattatttatatacaaatcTATACACAAATCCATGATAACTAATTTTTTGTATGAACATAGCATTTTTGTTCATTATTATCATTTTCTTTGAGACGTCTACTCACAAATCTTGACATTGTATAGAAGTGCCTTATCAATAGTAGAGAAAtcggataaaatatattttttatctctaaagtttttaaagttttaaaaatatctctgACATTTTATTTGTCTTAGTTTTGTCTATAATGTTTCAAATATGTGTCAATTATACCCTTGAGAGTTACACCATTATAGAATATGATAATATAGCAATTCAAAGCTGACATTGCAATTCTAAGCTGTCGCGCAAGTGACACTGCAGTATACAATTGTCACGTCATAAATGTCAATGTCTAAGAGTATATTGAAACATATTGAAAATTTACGAataaaattaaaaccataaataACAGTAGAAAACGAGAAAACATATATAAAATAcagtaaatatttttataaaaaatcatATTAAGATCACTTTTCAAAAACATCCTTTTTAACAAAAACTCATAATACAGCAACATACATATCTATTAAAAACAAATATGAAATTaaggtaaataattaataattatagacTCTTATtagtaaattataaaaaaaatacttttaaggaATGCAGATATATTTATATAATGTGAAAAATATGTGATGTTTgtcataatttatatttatttttaataaaaatgttactATGTTAAAGTGAATCCCAATAAAATGATACATTATAAGAGtagttttaatatatttttatttacaaaaaacTTTTATTGAATAATAAACGTTTTTTTTCCTCAACATTTTTATTTGGTTTCCATTTATTTCAAACATTTGGTTTTAATTTGCTCTTATCATTTTAATATTTCGTCTCAGGTGGTTTAGACACGTGAGAAGAAGATCAACAAAACATCCGGTTAGGAAGatagatgagatggaagatggacaggTAGCGAATGATAGAGAAAGACCTAAAAAGACTATACATGAAGTGGTCAAAGGAGATCTACGTGTCAACAGTCTcactgtagacatgatacataatAGGGTGCAATGGGTCGTTTGATCACCCCACCTACTAGAATAAGGCTGCTGTTGTTGTTTACTCCTAACATTTTAATGTTTCAAATATACCGCTGGTAGACATTGACCCTCATAACGTGGCAATCATCTGTTAACATGTCATTGATACGTTAGTCTAAGATTACCATTTGCCAGGTTGTCATGTTAGTGTAATCATTAACAACGCTAAACTCTAAAGGATATATTTTAAACTTTTCGAAAACTCAAGCGACAAAAAACATACTTTATCCTAAAAAAGGAGAAATTATTATTTCTATCCACGANNNNNNNNNNNNNNNNNNNNNNNNNNNNNNNNNNNNNNNNNNNNNNNNNNNNNNNNNNNNNNNNNNNATAAATGGGTTCAACCATTTTGATTGGCTTATGATGATGAACTAGAATCGGAGTTTCCTCATAATTATTGATTTATTCGCTACCTCCTCTGTAATGTTAAGTTGTTTGGTAAACAAATCTTATGTTGATATGATGTCAAAGAGAAGGAGTGAGTTTTAGGATTTCTGAAAGTTAATGAACAAGAACTCCAAAGGAAAAAACCAAATCCCTACATTATATAAAAGAATTTTCATTTTAAGAATGGATCATACAATTCTAATAAACCTTTGTTAATATGAACTGGTTAAACCATCCtttaaagaaaaagagaaagggtTTATCTGGCTTAGGGTCTTCTCGTCTGCTATGGTAGCATCTAACCTTATTGACCAGCAATCTAGAGCCTAAATACAGTTAATCGTCTTAGTTGACTCACTTTGACATGAACATGTTAgaactggtggtggtggtggtggattgGAGATTGGGGGTGgagtaggattagaattaggattaggttagaggCTAATTTGGGGATTTTTTGATAGTTTTTTAGTGTTTGGGTATTTTGTCAAGAGAAATCCATCTTTTATGTGTAGTTTTGTTTTTTCGAAGATAGATTTGTCAGTGTCCTAAACATTTATgagtagaaatggtagtttatcACCCtaagaaatataagaaaatagTTGGGAATAAGGAACCACAATAGAAATCAAAAGTAAATCAGGTTTAGGAGGACACTTGAATTTGCAGTGGTTCCTGTTGAAATCCCCTCGATCATACAGCAAATTTAAAGCGGAGGGTCAGAACTAAATGGACAACTTACAGTATTTTTTGGAAAGGAATACTTGTCCAAGGGTATGCTATTTGCAGTTTGTTCCAAACCCAAGATGGAAAATCCCTCCCTCTTCTTTTTCTGCAAGTAAGCCTTGATGCTATCAACTGGGACTTCTATGATTGGAACCCATTTTTCAGCTGTCACACTGTAAAAAAGCAACTTTTGGGAATGATTGACAAAATCATattgcaaaataaattaaatatattatatgATACTATATATTTAAGGATAATGCTGTAATTTTCCCCCACTTTGCATTATCCATTAAAGACAGTAAATTCAACTTAAAAATAAATCTACTACTAAttaataaacaaagaaaatatcGAAGCAATATACCTTGCATTATCAATACACTAAAGAACATAATATATAAGCACCAGAAGAGAATAGCCAATTTTAAGCATACGCAAATTAAGGATGTCGCATCTTGTGCAATTATGAAACATTAAGTAGAAAACCTTAATGGGATTCTGCATAACTTGGAATTCCAACATGCATTTGAATTACATGTACATAAATcccattttttgaaaaataagattGAGAAGTAGCCTGCCTCCAACTTTATCATTTCAAATTAGCTATGCAAATCAGTGAACTCCACATTTTTCAAATTACATGTACATAAGTCCCATTTTTTGTATATGCAAATTAGTGAATACATATCAGGAACAACAAAACTCACTTTCATTTGGAAATCTTTGGAATGATGATTTCATGCAAGTGAATAGTTACAGGCATATTAAAGTGCAAGAAGTTTGCGTGAGCTAAAATTAATTGTGGTTGTTGTTCCCTCGGAAACTTTACATTGTTTCACTATATGCACAAAAGATGCTTATAAGAAATGTTATATCTTCAACTATTCTTACCCCT is from Arachis ipaensis cultivar K30076 chromosome B01, Araip1.1, whole genome shotgun sequence and encodes:
- the LOC110270827 gene encoding uncharacterized protein LOC110270827 translates to MPTKMVSCSRGKAVLVRVYAEKHGKRRSSIQQHRHHHHVHQTFRQEAHSSASKGYDRRAGLLNYSHQLRASAKGTSASSTPLLSMSTNIHVHTAPTKMTSPKKKPNYTGTPTCFGNWKLLIPSFLRSWCNAPKKKKKVHSRFLENRMKIFQKRRGRNFFSNVYSVRRTRACV